The Mycteria americana isolate JAX WOST 10 ecotype Jacksonville Zoo and Gardens chromosome 2, USCA_MyAme_1.0, whole genome shotgun sequence genome contains the following window.
CTGAACCTCAGATATTGTATTCCCAGGTATTACCACCATTATCACTTCTCCCTTTCATGCTTCTGGGGTGGTTTGCCAGGCCGTGATGTGGATGGGCTCAGTACCTACATACAGCTGCATTAGCAGAAGTGAGGGGACCAGTCTGGGCACAGGGGGAAGCAGGAGCTCCTGAAGTGGCCAAAGGCCCTTGTCAAACCATTGCAAGCACCTTCCCATGACGAgcgagcagcagcaggaaggtgcTCGTTACCTCAGCCCTCTGTGGAGGGAATAAGAAAGGGCAGAACAGGAATATCCGATAATCCTTCATGGTGGCTGTCACTGGCTTTCTTCAGTTCGAAGCATCTGGCAACACAAGAGTGGAATTTGTCTAATTCCCTTGTGTGCTGCTTCAGCCCTTTCTTTTCAAGCCCGTACAGCCTTGACAGCAACTGAGCCATTGCTCAAGAGGAGAATGCCATGCTGATCAGTAATAGTCAATGTTAATAATCAATGTTAGCAGCGTAAAATGAAAGTCTGTATGCAAACTGCAGATCCTGCCCCACTTTAAAGACAGATATAGGACCGCTGTGTCGAGCATCTTATGTTCTTGGCTGTCAGACTGCAGTAGAATAATAAGATTCACAATTCTGTAATTAACTTAAGAACTTGAGGAGCAACACGCGTGATACACTAGGAGTTTTCGTTTCCTGAATAGGCAACTCTAGCTATGCTACGCTTCAACATCCATCATGTTTACTAATCTTAGTCTGACCCCTAGTGAGCTGCCACAGAATAATCAGATTTATCTGACAGATGCTGCACCTTCCTGACAGGCAACTACCACAAAAAGAGGTCAtttatccactttttttttttttttttcttaaaaaaccttGGTTACCTTTATCAGTAGCATAACATAAGAAGAAGAAGCGTCAGCTCAGAAGTCATAAGGCTTTCTTCTGAAGGTGCGCGTGTGGAAGAGAACACATGACCCAGTATCAAGTTCACTTGACTTACCTCCACATATAAGGTGGTTtttgcctccttcccctcctccttttttgtgCAATCAGGAACTGCTTCTTCAGATTTATGAAGAGATTTTTGTCTCTGAAGGACATGAAGTGGAAGTTGCATCTGGTTACATAATAAGTTTAAATTAACAAACACttggaaaggcaaaaaaacagTGTAAGTTAAAGcagtaaacacattttaaaggacTTTAACTTGCACAATTTTTTAAGCTATTGGAAGCTTCTAGGTTTTTGTCAGCTTTAACCTCAGCATTTTGTTCATACTGGATATTTCTTGCTCAGTGTGTTTATGCCAAGTAGTTACAGGCCAAAATACAATCACTGTGCGCTTGCCTTGGCAATAACACAAGCACAGTAAAATTTTTATGGATTTCTTTCCCCGCATGAAGATCCATTTATCAAGCacactgacaaattaaaaaaagtaatttgccCAGCCTCTGAAATGTACTCACGAGAGCTCgcgctgccttttttttttttttttaaagcagtgctgTTCTGTAGCCGTAGCCAAGAGGACTATCTCAGTAAGTGCTCTGTGTCTATGGTTTTGGTGTACTTCTGTCACCCCCAGTTTGCACAAGATGTGATTTTGACACCTATTCCCATCTTTCTGCTCCTTACAGGCATTTTGAAGTTTGTGGAAATCACGGTTAACCTCCTGGTGCTGGTTTGCGTGGGCGCTGCCCAAGCCTCTGTTGCAGGCTTCACGTCCCTTGGCGGCTTCGGCACCGGATCCTTTAGCCTGAATTCGGCCTATAGCCCCTTTGAGGGCACGGAGCTCCAGGAGGTGAGGGAGCTAGACATGCAGTTCACCCAGATGAGAGCCCCTTGCGTGTATGGCGGAGTAGCCTTCAGCTTAACAGCAGCAGTACTTACCCTTGTCTTCCTTGTCGTGGGGGCAAAACCCATCCAGCAGCTCAGGGTGGGGCTGCTGGCAGGCGAATGTgccttcaacctgctggccagCGTGGGGTACGTCGCGGCCGTCGGCCTCTACCTGCATTTTGTCAGCCAGGTGAACTCCACAGAAGTTTGCAAGAGGCGCGAGAGGCTGTATGCGCGCCGTGGCTATACCTCCATGAACTGTGTGGTCCAGGGCGGCGACGCGGCTGTTGGCCTTTTTGGTGTGGCTGCTGCCTGTTTGTATTTTGCCAGCTTTGTGGTCTGCATCCTTGCTATCCGAACCGTCCGGGCCTTCCAGAGCCACACGGCCAAGGCACAGCACAGCCAAGGCCAAGCACAGCCCCAAAGGCACAGCACAGCCAAGGCCAAGCACAGCCCCAAAAGCAGCATTAGAGACAGAAGCGTCAGAAGCCACCATGCTGTCCACAGGACCTCTGAAAATTCCCACAATGTCCAGGCTCTTGCCACGTTAGTGTGAAGTCACCTCTGGGACTGTGCTGGAGCTTCAGCAAGGACGGACACTGCACATCGCACGCTGAACAGGCGACCAGTCCACAATATGTTGTCCTACAAGGTGCTGAAGTGTGTATCGAATCACCAAATGTAACAATACTGCTATAACATGATGTAATAAAATTGACGTTGAGCGGGTGTTTTAACAAGGTTTTTTGCATCAGTCTCTCAAGCTGGACTCctgcatttaaaatgtgtttgattGTAATGTTTTCATCCTGCACAGAGCAAATCCAAACAGCAATGGGCTGTTAACAGGTTGCCACCTCAGTGCTGCCAAACTTGTGCTAACAACCATTCCTTTCCTCTCCAATGACATAAGGAATTGAATACACAGCTGGGATGGACAGCCTTCAACAGATCCTGTGCCTGTCGATGCAGCCTATTGCCTTACGCCACACCGCTCACAAAGTGAAGGACACTCGAGTGCTTTTCTGAATCACAGCTGAAGCTATACTTGTGGCCTGTTTCTCTTGGGCTAGTGAAGCGTTTTATCTTTTGAGTCACAGGGGTTGACACATGCCGATCATGTGCTCCCTGAGGAATGCTGCTGGGAGGAACTAGCTGCAATTTCAAAGGCAGAATTTGGGTCCTCCTCCGGTTCCCTACTATGTTTTCCCCATCTCACTGAGCACAGATGAGAACCTGAGAGGCAGCACACTGGTCAGCTAGCAGCTTCGTAAAGATACTGCTTGCTTCTGTAACCACCAAGGCTTGCTGAGTCCACAGCCAGCGGTGGGCACAGCCT
Protein-coding sequences here:
- the LOC142406501 gene encoding LOW QUALITY PROTEIN: MARVEL domain-containing protein 3-like (The sequence of the model RefSeq protein was modified relative to this genomic sequence to represent the inferred CDS: substituted 1 base at 1 genomic stop codon), producing MRLQIVSKTYSVRGSPKFSTTQMEFMRNPSGLQQLAKIQSQKLFLLKGEIDDRVRYIFDSNPSATRKLFXKERIHVRNKMSHAGRRYQDKQYMHHENHGSDRYEEDRRARKPYPYNARSTEDIRGGQHSRTSTVCLDPYSKTSGTAREYLGPPPECYPPKETFSMKCSKVCTTRGILKFVEITVNLLVLVCVGAAQASVAGFTSLGGFGTGSFSLNSAYSPFEGTELQEVRELDMQFTQMRAPCVYGGVAFSLTAAVLTLVFLVVGAKPIQQLRVGLLAGECAFNLLASVGYVAAVGLYLHFVSQVNSTEVCKRRERLYARRGYTSMNCVVQGGDAAVGLFGVAAACLYFASFVVCILAIRTVRAFQSHTAKAKHSPKSSIRDRSVRSHHAVHRTSENSHNVQALATLV